A genomic window from Agreia sp. COWG includes:
- a CDS encoding helix-turn-helix domain-containing protein → MAKAKGKLRGKKPKLTAAVEGHLVAEFRGGDYSINELARRYGVGVATVYRAVERSAKNDSATAVAVALPRTDALG, encoded by the coding sequence GTGGCCAAAGCGAAGGGGAAACTGCGGGGAAAGAAACCGAAGCTGACCGCCGCCGTTGAAGGGCACCTAGTTGCGGAGTTCCGCGGCGGTGACTACTCGATCAATGAGCTTGCCCGCCGGTACGGCGTCGGCGTGGCCACGGTTTATCGCGCCGTCGAACGCTCAGCGAAGAACGATTCTGCTACAGCCGTCGCCGTCGCTCTCCCCCGAACGGATGCGCTGGGCTGA
- a CDS encoding GNAT family N-acetyltransferase, protein MSSLEIRAAQRSDSANILQFIKELAAYEESESEVVATLEGIEKSLFGESATAHALICQVEDGPIGFAVYFYNYSTWQARNGLYLEDLCVSPDRRGLGAGKAILRHLANLALQNDCGRFEWSVLVSNSPAIRFYDGIGARPKTEWLGYRLAGDDLEGFARG, encoded by the coding sequence ATGTCCAGCCTCGAAATCCGGGCCGCTCAGAGATCTGATTCCGCGAACATCCTGCAATTCATTAAAGAACTCGCGGCGTACGAAGAGTCCGAGAGCGAAGTCGTCGCCACGCTGGAAGGAATTGAGAAGAGTCTGTTTGGCGAATCCGCCACGGCTCACGCCCTGATTTGCCAAGTCGAGGACGGGCCGATCGGCTTTGCAGTCTACTTCTACAACTACTCGACCTGGCAGGCCCGGAACGGACTCTACTTAGAAGACCTGTGCGTCTCACCCGACCGCCGAGGACTCGGCGCCGGCAAGGCGATCTTGCGCCACCTCGCAAATCTCGCGCTTCAGAACGACTGCGGGCGATTCGAATGGAGCGTCCTCGTGTCGAACTCGCCCGCCATTCGCTTCTATGACGGAATCGGAGCCAGACCAAAGACCGAATGGCTCGGCTATCGTCTCGCCGGAGACGATCTTGAAGGGTTCGCTCGCGGTTGA
- a CDS encoding recombinase family protein, whose translation MTGLLVGYARVSTDKQDSTSQRDALTAAGVAPGLLYVDEGLTGSTRARPALREAMAACRAGDTLMVTRLDRLARSVPDARDLVDELTRKGVRLRIGESVHDPEDPTGWLLFNALAMVAEFEADLIRARTREGMRVAKAKGKLRGKKPKLTAAVEGHLVAEYHGGDYSINELARRYDVGVATVYRAVERAAQKTPAAAVTLALPRADI comes from the coding sequence ATGACGGGTCTACTGGTGGGGTACGCGAGGGTATCGACCGACAAGCAAGACTCGACGTCACAGCGGGATGCGCTGACGGCCGCGGGCGTCGCTCCTGGCCTGTTGTACGTCGATGAAGGGCTTACCGGCTCCACCAGGGCGCGGCCGGCGCTGCGGGAAGCCATGGCGGCCTGCAGGGCCGGCGACACCCTCATGGTGACTCGGCTCGATCGTCTGGCGCGCTCAGTGCCGGACGCTCGCGACCTGGTCGACGAGCTCACGCGCAAAGGTGTGCGGTTGCGTATCGGTGAGAGCGTGCACGATCCCGAAGATCCCACGGGCTGGCTGCTCTTCAACGCCCTGGCCATGGTCGCGGAGTTTGAGGCCGATCTCATTCGAGCTCGCACTCGAGAAGGCATGCGCGTGGCCAAAGCGAAGGGGAAACTGCGGGGAAAGAAACCGAAGCTGACCGCTGCCGTTGAAGGGCACCTGGTCGCGGAGTATCACGGCGGGGACTACTCGATCAATGAGCTCGCCCGCCGGTACGACGTCGGCGTGGCCACTGTGTACCGGGCGGTGGAACGAGCGGCACAGAAGACGCCAGCTGCTGCTGTCACACTCGCGCTCCCCCGCGCCGACATCTAA
- a CDS encoding ASCH domain-containing protein has protein sequence MVDTGPHTVHFHQKHHEAIISGEKVTTVRWNESVQVGAATFVFDDHPTAEPVAGTVTAVQRYRLDTLTAEQAHQPAGTDMQRFGQQVRENYYPDMPDDAVVEVAELATRRSR, from the coding sequence ATGGTCGACACCGGTCCGCACACCGTCCACTTCCACCAGAAGCACCACGAAGCGATCATCAGCGGAGAGAAGGTCACCACCGTCCGGTGGAACGAGTCCGTGCAGGTCGGCGCGGCGACGTTCGTCTTCGACGACCACCCAACGGCCGAACCGGTGGCCGGCACCGTCACCGCCGTGCAGCGGTACCGGCTCGACACCCTCACGGCCGAGCAGGCGCACCAGCCCGCGGGGACCGACATGCAGCGCTTCGGGCAGCAGGTCCGGGAGAACTACTACCCCGACATGCCGGACGACGCCGTCGTCGAGGTGGCCGAACTCGCGACCAGACGGTCTCGATAG